In the Leptolyngbya sp. SIO1E4 genome, one interval contains:
- a CDS encoding PIN domain-containing protein has protein sequence MYLIDTDVMIDIQRGYAPALTWFATVSELPSIPGFVVMELIQDAQNKQQVRNVLQMVAPLPIVWPTATDCARALSDFTAYHLSHKVGLIDALIAACAVGRNATLCTFNVKHYRVIPGLSLEQPYSR, from the coding sequence ATGTATCTGATTGATACTGATGTCATGATTGACATCCAGCGAGGCTACGCGCCTGCGCTTACCTGGTTTGCCACTGTCTCAGAACTGCCCAGTATTCCTGGCTTTGTGGTCATGGAACTGATTCAGGACGCTCAGAACAAGCAGCAGGTTCGTAACGTCCTACAGATGGTGGCTCCATTACCAATCGTTTGGCCTACCGCAACTGATTGTGCACGGGCTTTGTCTGATTTCACGGCTTATCATCTGTCCCATAAGGTCGGCCTGATTGATGCGTTGATTGCGGCTTGTGCCGTTGGGCGTAACGCAACTCTCTGTACTTTTAACGTGAAGCACTATCGAGTTATTCCGGGCTTGAGCTTGGAGCAACCCTATAGCCGCTGA